Genomic segment of Harmonia axyridis chromosome 6, icHarAxyr1.1, whole genome shotgun sequence:
GGCGTTCCTGGATGGTAAATACCCTCCGGAGACTGGGGAGAAGGTGCCGAAGATGTGCCGTCAGGAGAATGAGAAATTTTCGTTGAAACTCAAGTTTTTCTGTCCTGGTGCCAAGTATCCGCGCTTGCCAACTACTTATATATATAAATTCAAACATACTTGACTGATGACCTttcgattttatttattttatttattgttttattcgtACCTGTTTTAAACTTTAACATTCAAATACATTTTAGGTATTTAGGTGTGGCGTTTTAGTGTTTGGTTTCGTTTTTTATAAGTAGGGATTGTTTTAGGTTAAGTAAGGTTAGGTGAGGGCGTTGCAGTGGAGCATCTTTCGAACTTTAAGGATGTTTAAGACCATACTTTTGATTTGTTTCAACTTAAATTGATGGAGACATATCTGGACAAGGTGTTCCTTTCTCTAAAGGTCTAAATATTACCTAAAAATCTTTTCTGCCATTAGTTAATGACTTGAAATTAAGGTCAAACGAATCCCTGCAGGGAAGCCCGCTAAACAACAAATAATCCCTACGTTTTAAAATGAGATTACACAGAAGATAAAAGAGATCGTTAACCTAAAACAGACGTGACCGTTGTTGCTTTTTTCATTGGAACTAATAACTGAGAATAACGGGCAAAGCTAACAGCTAACGAAGTTAGTATAGTATAATTCTGGAGGTCAGGTCGAAGTCACGAGCTCTTGCAACACCGTAAAACAGAGGGAAAATGTAGCTTGCTGAGCCGACTGTTTCGCCTCAGTTAGTGTAGCTTCCTCCTGGGATATTAATCACCCTATATGCTATACAAACAGAATTACTGCGAAATGTACCCGTCTGGTGTATATCCGACCCTTACGCCGCCAATTTCGTCTACGTTATGTCACGAGGCGCTCCACCGGCGGTGTTGCCACATCGGTCAACCGGAAAAACGATTCTAAGGGTTTAACAACTAACTATTTAACTTTAAACGAAGGAATCTTTTTATAAGAGCCTACTATTACATTTATTTCTAGTTATTAAGCTTCTGGAAACTATCGTTAAGCGTAAAGAAATGCCTCGAGTtccaaaaaagttgaaatgttCATCATACAAGTTGTTCGAGAAAAACGTCATCAAAATTCTAGGAGTTAATCTATCTATTGTCGACAGAGAATTTGCAGTTAGTCTAGTGCAAATTTTCATTGAGTGGAGTGCAAAGTTTGTTCACATCCAGTGCAATTTTTCAGTAATTCTAGTGCAAATTTCCACCCGAACTTATGCCAATTCCCATTGAAATTGACACGaagttatatttaattttctgcAAATGTTGTTGAGACCTATGGCCTCTACTTCTCAGTAGAAATTCGCGCTAGAATTAATGAAAACTTGCACCCAACTTAAAAGAAATAGCACTTGATGTAATCGAACTTTGCATTCAACGTAATTCTAGCGGAAATTGACTCAAGTTAGAGAagaagaatattcaattttgtgCAAATGTATATGAGACAATGGCCTCTACTTCTTAATAGAAATTTGCATTAGAATTACTGACAATTTGcactcaatttttttgaaaaaatagcaCTTGATTTAATCGAATTTTGCACTCAACTTAATTTGTACTAGACAATCTGAGATTTAGTTCTAGACAATAGATagaatcaaaatttaaatttattaaaaattgcaCTGTATATAAAAATTGCAAATACGTATTATTGAAATAGATTTATAGGACATTCTATTTCAACAAAAGTAGCACAACTGAGAATCAAATCAGAAAATTATTATGTAAACACTTGtgataatattgaataaaagtaaataacaattttattttcaatatacaaaatttgatatccttcaaaataataatttttccgaTGCTCTTATATTCCCTACTTCAAAAATAGTCCTCTTCACTTATCATTGGGAAACACGTAACATTTCCTCAGAAATATCTCGTTATATCAATATTTTCCCGAATTTTCCGACTCTCAAGAGATTCCAACAATTCGGCAACACCGGCCATCGATCGCTCGAAGGGGCGACGCAGGCGTCTCCCCCTGTATGGACGCTGCTGCACACTGTCACCGACGGCTGTTCAAATCGGTCTGTTTTCctcgaaaattttccattttctgCACTGTGAAAAACTTTACGGCCAACGTAGTGGTTTAGTTTGGGAATTCTCGTCGATATCGCCTGAAGATGTAGCAGAGGCGACGAAACGTCGTGCACGTTTCGTAGACTGATTTTCCTGCGGTCAGCTGTTGTTTCTTGATATTTGTGACTGGTTGAACAGATCTGGGTATGATGATTCGTTTGGAGATTGTCTGAAAGGTTAGATGATGAGATTATTCTTGTTGTGTGACCTTCAGTTGTTGCTTTTTACAACTTTTAGTCAATTCATctttttgtagatttttctgTTTGTTGTTCAGCGTAAAAAATAGCACTCTTCAACATGTTTTGTATATTTACTTGTTGTTTATCTGGATATCGTTCTCATTTTACTGACggttttatgtttttattgatgTCGTAAtctataacaaacaaattaggTCGTTGATAAGCAGTTGTCATGGAGTGGAGAATAATAACTTTGATCCCATTTATCACAATTGACCTTTCACTGCAGTGCAATTTTTTTATACGTAGTAAGAGCACGCAATTTTATTTCAGTCCATAAACAAACACAATTTGCCACATTGTGATTATGTTATAGCTTAACAAAATAACATGTTTTATTGAAGGTAAACATATTATGCTCACCTTTtgcaaaaatatacaatgattcTAGTTCAGTAATATTTTGTCTTATCTAACTAGAAGACAATGGTATTGTTTTATTTCGGTGCAACTTTTCATTAGGTTCGGTGCTAATTTTCATTGTAAATTTTTGTAGAAATAGATGCAGTTTTTATGTAGTCAATGCAAATTTCCATATAGGTGCCTGAGTTCAGAgcaaatttttattatgttcAGTGCAATTTTTCgtaatttcttcgaaaatttcgatTACGTTGAGTGCAATTCGTAGTTACATCAAGTGCAATTTCGAAATAAGTTGAGTGCAAATTTTCAGTGATTCTACTGCTAATTTCTACTTGACTAGTGCAAATTGTAAATAAATGAGGTGATTTTCCTTTCACCAAAAGCAGTGCTGGTTCAACTTCCTGTACAGTTATGTAGTAAAATCATATCaaaagtatattttttatttaagagCGTTGAAATATTGATTGTTTCACTGCAGAAGAGTCTAAATTCACTCAAAGAAGCTCTCGTGTTAGAATATCGAACTGTCGATCAAGAACACGTAAAACACTAAATAATTCATAAGAAAATGACTCAAATTCAGAGGATGAACCAAATTATAGACAGGCCTGCATCGAATAGGATCTCTGTTTGACATGCTTTCATCTATAGTCCCCCAACAAATTGGTATCAAATATTCATGTGGAAAACACTTTTCCATTGCGTTTCCCATGTCAATTTTGATTTAACAAGAATTGGGTGTGAGGAAAAGCCTTTTGTTTGTATTGTTCAGGTTGGAAGAAAATAAAGAATCTCGAATAAGTATCAGACAGGATAATTCTTATTTTGATGCCTTTGTGAAAATATGGTTTTATGGTTGGAAAACAGGAGAGACCATTGAGTAACTTATAACTGCTGACGCCATCTACATCGCGAAGTTTTTGAATTGCTTAATCGACTCGGATTACAATACAGATTGAAGAAATCTGATAACTAATGCTTTTGGTTTCTTAATTACTTATTTGATTCTTTTCGCAGATTTCTTAATCTACCTTCCAAGTCACGAGAATGTTTACTCCGCCTTATGGAAGATTTCTCTTTGTCTAGAAACTTAATTAAGTAcggttttttataagaatcgaCCTTAATTTATCGCATGAAAATTACAATTATGAAGCCTTAACTCTGCCATCATCTACATCATTTTTATGGATTAATTGCAGTTGGGGTGTTTTTAAAATGTACGCTCTACACGCGATATTTCGAAATGGGCTTGGATAACGTTGTTTTTTCGAATAAAGTACACAAGAGCGATGTAACGATACGTTTCAGGTAAACAACTAAATAGTGTATTAAGTACTAAGAACGGCAAACATATTTGACTGATCTGATCTATTAATTTTTAATCTACATACGTATTAACGTTTATGATGCTTGAAGCGCTTTTGGCACGATTCCATTAGTTTTTACTTGATTTGAATGCGTGAATTTCCATCTAATTTGTGAAAagacaaaaattatatttctacTACATTAGATTCCGTGAAATTTTTAAAGTTGCcgcttttttttaatgttcaaaTTATTCCAGGCCGAAAGTTCGTATCAGAATACTGAATTAGCTTATTTTGTGTTTGATCTATGAAAGTATGCATTCTTTAAcgattcgagaaaaaaatcatctgaaaacaaacaaaatttaaatttcattgaTGTTTTTGAAGCAGTATTATACATATTCATTGATAGTATggacaaaattcgaaatatgtcTCTTTTATCTTCATTAGCATTGTTTTGGTGGTTTCCGTTGATAACGTTTACGAGGATCATGTTTTTTTTAACCCAGTGTTATATTAATTATCCTGTAAAAATATTAGTTGTGTCAAAATGAAGCGATTTCCAGAGTAGGTGTTTAATTTATTGCTGAAATTAGTCGACTGTGAGTGTTCTTCGAAACTCTGAACATAAGTGGAAGAGTAATAGAAACCACACAGATAGCTGATAAGTTATCAATCAAAACGATACTCATACTTCTTTTTAATCCATCCATCATTATCAACATAGTGCATATTGGTGCCGAGATGAATTAAATACCGAAAAATAGTGTTTATCAATCGAGTCTTCGTCATTCTGAACGATAAAGTTGTTTAAAACAGGAATAGGTAATGCATTATTCACGATCTGAcgcataataaatgaaaaacacttaattttaaattaaatcagTTCAATATAAACTCAGGAACATAATATTCTGTAGTTATTTGCTGCATCAATGGTCCATAACCAGAGAACATCGTGTAGGCCACTGATAAATCGCGTATAAAACTAATTTCACGATAATAAAATCCTCGACTTTGTGGTTGAGCACGGACTAATCTTCGATGCCCGCAAACTGCAATCCTCATCTCTCCACGCATTGCAGAGGCTACGGAGATTAGAGCTCGTAAAGAGAACCATCGAACCCTGTGATTCGAATTGGATCCACCGACCTAACTCCTCCGTTAACTTAATGACATAGAAAACCATTCGGGAACAACCTGTGAACGTTTACGTACGATTCTGAGGTTGCTTCCACTGACAAAAAGGCCGGGGGCATCGATTACATACCCATTCTTTTTCTTTGTTGTAGAATCCTGACGTTATGGGCTCGAGCAGCGGAGGTAAGAAGAAATATGTCAACTACAGGAACAGGCAGAGGGCACAGATGAGTTTTTTCATCGTCGTCATATTTTTTGCTATATTTGGGTTGATTGTATTCGccgaaatatttttgatagatGAGAGAGGCAGAGGGGCTGGAGTTTTGGTGAGACATGGTTCCTTGGTGTATCACTCGAGACAGCAGGAGATAAATGAGTATGAAGAATCATTGCAGGttagtttttcattcataataaaattCTATGTTCCTTTCATGATCTCTGACGTATATACGTCACTTCTAAATTAACAGTAATATACGAAAAAACACTGAAGAAATGCCACGAAATCAGAACGATAAATTTAAACAAAACCTTGAAACAATAATAGAGCTAACAAGTACTATTTTCAATTATGGTTTCATACCTTTCGTGATATACCTAGGTTATTCTTTAGGACCAGCTTGTAGATGCCATGAATTCCCTTTAACGAATTTGCTTTGGTTTTATTAACCTTTCAGATCAATAAAATAGAAGAAATTTCAGAAACTTTCGTTTTATTAGAAACACATATGTTTCCTGACAAATAATTGAACAATCGGTAGCTTCTGGTTTCTTTAACTCCAAATCAATTGAGCAAGTTCAAAGGGTTTGTTCGATCCATCTGGTCCAAGTCTCCATCCAAGATATATTATAAAGGGTATGTAAGCGAAGTGGAAACATTTCTGCATCGCATGTACGACTAACTGAAGTCGGTATTTAGCTTGttcattcatcttgattttcgtatttaatttcaatatgacTGTGTGATTTTCTgacaatttgaattaattttgccTGTGGTTCATATAAGTTAAATTGAACGAGCGTATCTATGATCATGAATCATAGAGAAGTGTTTGTGATCGTAGATCATAGAGATGTGTCTGTGATTGTGGATTATAGAGTAAGgactaaatgcaaaatttcgtttcaGAACGATGATTACATATCAATTCGTCTAGGTTCTGACTTAGGCAGCCTTGACAATAGCATTGGAGCGCTCTTACTAGGAAGAAATCAGGCGCCAATACCAGTGGGTGTTGACGATGCTGAAATTCAGTCTTCCAAAGATATTTTAGAGAATAATCACTCATTTTATCCTACTCATCTGAGCCCTTCGAAAGGAAGTTGGCAGATAGTAAACGGAACTAGGTAAATTAAATTTCACCgtccaattttctcttaaacTAATGTTTGTTTCTTTCAGATATAAGTTTTTTGTATTCTCCGCTTTCTATGACCGACGAAAATTACAGAGATCTATTAGAATAATTGCGGCAACAAAAACCAGAGGGCCGGACAAAGTGTCCTGTAAATTCTGGTACAAATCCGCTGACGATAATCCGGCTAATTTCACCTCGAAATGGGTGCCGGCGAAGATAAGGGTGGGGATGAGGATGAATAATTCAGAGTAATCGCATCTAATTTAATTATTTGCAGGTTATCCGAGAAAATTGGAATTTAAAATACAGCGCTTGTTTCGTGATGTGCCCACTGGCACATAATCAAACAGCGCCTAATTTCGTTTCTGTGGTCGTTAGGAAGAACTCTATGCCGACTAATCTTCTGGAGGTCACAGATAATTATAATGAGACCAAGACTGTAAAGAAGTTTGCTGTTTGCGTCAAGCCTCTGCATTTTAGTTATAATAGGGTGAGAGCAATACAACAGAATATTTCTACTTTTTCTATGGCCTCTTTTTTGGATGATCCTGTTGAAACATAGAACATAGTACACTTCATTCCTACATTCTCTATGGCCTCTTCATGTATTAAATTATTTGCAGGCTCTCCAGATTTTAGAATTCATCGAACTGAATAGAATAATGGGAGTTGAACATTTTACCTTCTACAATCACACCATAGGACCACAAGTCAACTGTCTCCTGAAGGACTATATCGAACAGGGGTTGGTAACAATGCTTCCCTGGCAGCTAGACATGATCTCACAGAAGGAAATTAGGACCGAAGGTCTGTTTGCTGCATTGAACGACTGTTTGTACAGGTCCATGTACAGATATTCGCACGTCTCTCTAATCGATTTGGACGAATACATAGTTCCTAGACATAACGATACCCTACCGCAGCTCATAGAGTAAGTTCACAGATTGACATAAGCATAGAATTATTTATATCCATAACCACAGAGCCAAACAACTGACAGCAAAATTGATACGTTCTGTAAATTGAATGTTGAAGTGCTTCTGGGGACTGAATATTCTTGTTCTTTTCCAGTTTTCTCAATCGACGAATGAACACACGGACAACTGGCTCATACTCCTTTCAAAACGCGTTTTTCTACCTTCAATGGGGCGACGACGACTCCGTGTACAATTCCAACGATCCAATAGCTACCAATTTGGTCATCCTAAAGAAGACGAGGAGAAGAAGTAAGCTACATCCTCATAAGCAAAGATCAAAGTACATCTGCAGACCAGAGCTAGTAGTGGAAGCTGGGAACCACTTCGTTTGGGAATTTTTGCCAGGACACGGCACCTTGAACGTACCCCCTGACGCCGCCATCTTGCACCACTACAGGGTGTGTGAATTTGGCGGTAACGACTGCATAAAGACGCCTTCAACAGTGGATACCACCGCTTTTAGGTATAGAGACCGGTTAGTGGGTAGAGTGAGTGTCAGTTGGGAGAAGAATAAGAACAAGTGCGAACTCGATGATCCGCCCTTACCACCGAGTAGGGTTTTCAgtaaaatcatgaaaatattgaagtcCTCTGAGGAGAGGTAATGGTTGAAGAGAAGATTTTGTTGAATTAATTCTCGAGGATGTGTAGAGGCAATCAAGCTGGTCGAATGGCGAATTGTAGGCCGGATTAGAGTCATAGAAGAAATATAGATTGATTGAAAGAACATAGATTCATACACAGAAGAAATTCTATCGTGCATTGTACAGTAGTGAAAAGATTCAACAACAAAGCTAAGAACAAACAAAGATATTGTTGATCCAACAGTTATCTCCAAACCAACTCAATTTGATGTTAGGTTagagtttcaataagaggttatTGAACTACTGCTATCTATGTACTACAGTTTCTATGGTGTATCTTTCTTTTTCTTGACAAAGAGAACGTATGTGTGGAATAGTGATGAACGAAGAGGTTAATGTAGAAAGGAAAATAATTGAAGCAATATTGAATCTTCGGCGTATAATTCACTACATATAAACACCAACCGAAATTACCAGATTATTTTGCAGAAAATATTAGTTGTATTTGTAGCtagacagaaaattttttcaatgaacacAACGCATTATTCCAAGTATGCTCTCAAAACAGAGACATATCTTCTTTTACTGTTATTGGAGGCATTTCAAATAGGTCACTACACTATCTACAATTATTTCCTTAAACTTAAgtcaatattcaaaaaatatcattaaaataGAAATCATTCAATTCACCGCGATcttgtatattgtatatattttaATGAGGAATTGATTTACCATAATTTTAATGTCAAGCTGAATTTTTATGTCATTTTATCTTATAAGGATATTTCTACATACCACAAGAAAGCTTTTGAAGTAAAATCATGAagctttatatattttatttcaaagcGTATACCTCAATTGAAACCtaactattttttcaataaaaactcttgacgtaaattcaaaatttttccttGAAGCTGTAAGTTAAAATGAAATCGAATGGAGGGTTCTTACCAGTTTTAAAGATTTTCTTCTGAAACACAGTTCGGTTTCAATAGTGGTGAAAAATAAACAGTTTTACATCAAAAACTGCACAAAGAAGTCGTGTGACACAATCCTAAGTATTTTTTGGATAAAGAACTGCTATAACCTCACATTTTTGTAAGACATCCACCACTAATTGGTTTCGCACAATTGGTAGTTttgtaaatatatattttgtatGTAAAGTATTCTGTGATTTATATGGAGTTTTGTTATACTCTATGTTCGATTTTTTATGCTGtgattattatttttccaacaAATAAAACCATTTAAGTTTGAGGGTATTTTTGTGAGTTCTGGTGTTTTAGAATAAGAGTATGTATTGGATGCAgcatatatattgaaaaaaagcttGGTACATGTCATggttattataaattttcaattaacttAGTTGTTGCTTCTTGGTCTCACGGTCCTGTTGTTGAACTGGATCACAACATCTTGTACTCTCATATTGGGAGTTAAGAACTGCTGAAGAGTCCTAACACCTTCACGTGGTGTCCTGTCGAAGGGATATCCCATAGATCTACGATCAGGATAAAGCCTGTCCTTCAAACCACAGAAGGAGTAGGCATCGTTGCAAGTTCCAACGACGTCTTGCTCAATCTATCATAGAAAGGAATGAATTATTTAAGGTTAACTTAGGTTATGTATTTTTACTTACATGGTCGTTGGCGTAGTTCGAGATCATAACGAATAGCTGGCATTGGTAGCCTTCAGCAGTTCCCTTTGGTATCAGCATGTGGTGTGGCCATCCACATCCACAGAAGTTGAATTGAGCCAATGCATCCCCACCTTCTGGTCTGTTTGTGTCCCAATCTCTGAAGGTTCTTTCGAAAGGAATGGTCACTGAAGATTGCGTTGAAGAACGGGTGATAGTGTTTTGTCCAGACCTCACTACAGGAGGAAGAAAgagaatatataaaatatttgccAATCTAAGCAGTTTTAGACAACTTACAGTTCACCGGGAACTTATCCAGCTCGATGAACATAGTCTTCTGGTCCCTGAACAACCAAGGATTACCCCTCTCGTCAAATTTGGGAGCCATGAAGATCCTGCAGGTTCCCATCCTGCTGCCACCTTGGTTGTTGACGGTGATCCTAAAGTTGAAGTCCTGGTGTTGCAAATGGGTAAACCTAACGAATACTGGTCCTCTAGGCTGGAAGTCCATACCTCTGGATAGGTCTACGTCAGACTGTTGCCAGAAGGTGTTAATCATGTTATTCGGAGAGCCTTGCGATTGGATTTCTATGTTGGAAACTGTTACACCTTGGTAAGCCAACTGGAAAGAAATATTCGGTTAGTAAGGAAGAAGTTAGTGGTAAATCTAACTGTCTTACTTGGTCTACTGGGTAAGAAGGAATTGTAGCCTTGAACTCTTGGAATATGTCGTCGATATGTGCGTGCCATCTGTAGAAAATGGGGTCTCTCATAGCTGTGGTGGAATCACCAATGACTCCAAAGCTTTCCTATAATCATAAAAATTAGTCGCCCCTtctaaaatttttagaataacaCTTACAAGATGTCTATGATCTGGATCGTGGATGTAAGACAAGAAGATATGTCCCATGTTATGGTAATCACCGTAGAAAGTCCTATTCGGAGACAAATTACTAGATTCCATCATGTTGCCAAGAATATCGATTCCCTCATTTTCAGTCAATGTAATCCTTTCACCACTCTCCTGAATATTAATATATAAGAATCCTGGTTTTACGGAACTGGTCAGCACTTACAGTTT
This window contains:
- the LOC123683239 gene encoding beta-1,4-galactosyltransferase galt-1, translating into MGSSSGGKKKYVNYRNRQRAQMSFFIVVIFFAIFGLIVFAEIFLIDERGRGAGVLVRHGSLVYHSRQQEINEYEESLQNDDYISIRLGSDLGSLDNSIGALLLGRNQAPIPVGVDDAEIQSSKDILENNHSFYPTHLSPSKGSWQIVNGTRYKFFVFSAFYDRRKLQRSIRIIAATKTRGPDKVSCKFWYKSADDNPANFTSKWVPAKIRVIRENWNLKYSACFVMCPLAHNQTAPNFVSVVVRKNSMPTNLLEVTDNYNETKTVKKFAVCVKPLHFSYNRALQILEFIELNRIMGVEHFTFYNHTIGPQVNCLLKDYIEQGLVTMLPWQLDMISQKEIRTEGLFAALNDCLYRSMYRYSHVSLIDLDEYIVPRHNDTLPQLIDFLNRRMNTRTTGSYSFQNAFFYLQWGDDDSVYNSNDPIATNLVILKKTRRRSKLHPHKQRSKYICRPELVVEAGNHFVWEFLPGHGTLNVPPDAAILHHYRVCEFGGNDCIKTPSTVDTTAFRYRDRLVGRVSVSWEKNKNKCELDDPPLPPSRVFSKIMKILKSSEER
- the LOC123683238 gene encoding phenoloxidase 1-like codes for the protein MSSSSNAKNHLLLLYDRPQEPVFVAKGDKKSVFKVPNNYLADRYKPLGVTLQNRFGEEAGEEIAVKNISLPNLGDITSIGRHENFSLFIPKHRRLAAKLINIFLGMRNVDDLLACCVYARDNVNPYLFNYCLSVCLLHREDTKGLDIPSVIHSFPDKYVESSVFTRAREEATIVPDGSRAPIEIPRDYTASDLEEEHRVAYFREDLGINLHHWHWHLVYPFEGPREVVNKNRRGELFYYMHQQVIARYNFERLCNYLKRTERLLNLREPIKEAYFPKLDSLVASRSYPARVANQSISNLNREVDQIHQDIDDMERWRDRIFAAIHQGYIETESGERITLTENEGIDILGNMMESSNLSPNRTFYGDYHNMGHIFLSYIHDPDHRHLESFGVIGDSTTAMRDPIFYRWHAHIDDIFQEFKATIPSYPVDQLAYQGVTVSNIEIQSQGSPNNMINTFWQQSDVDLSRGMDFQPRGPVFVRFTHLQHQDFNFRITVNNQGGSRMGTCRIFMAPKFDERGNPWLFRDQKTMFIELDKFPVNLRSGQNTITRSSTQSSVTIPFERTFRDWDTNRPEGGDALAQFNFCGCGWPHHMLIPKGTAEGYQCQLFVMISNYANDHIEQDVVGTCNDAYSFCGLKDRLYPDRRSMGYPFDRTPREGVRTLQQFLTPNMRVQDVVIQFNNRTVRPRSNN